A genomic window from Streptomyces sp. WMMC940 includes:
- a CDS encoding tryptophan 2,3-dioxygenase, whose translation MSQFPDASGAGSVTPNLDFAGTTPYEDYVQADVLTHLQHPLSDDPGEMVFLVTTQVMELWFTVIVHEWETTSRALRRDEVPVAMDALKRSVRELDALNASWRPLAQLTPVQFNAYRSALGEGSGFQSAMYRRMEFLLGEKSASMLVPHRGAPRVHAELEKALHEPSLYDEVLRLLARRGLPVPQSVLDRDLSQRYEPSPEVERVWAEVYANEDQDAELVRLGEALTDVGELVWRWRNDHLVATRRAMGAKAGTGGSAGVAWLEKRAAKNVFPELWTARSHV comes from the coding sequence ATGTCGCAATTTCCCGATGCCTCCGGAGCGGGTTCGGTCACCCCGAACCTCGACTTCGCCGGCACGACCCCGTACGAGGACTACGTCCAGGCGGACGTCCTCACCCACCTCCAGCATCCCCTCTCCGACGATCCCGGCGAGATGGTGTTCCTGGTGACCACCCAGGTGATGGAGCTCTGGTTCACCGTCATCGTCCACGAGTGGGAGACCACCTCCCGGGCGCTGCGCCGCGACGAGGTGCCCGTCGCGATGGACGCGCTGAAGCGCTCCGTGCGGGAGCTGGACGCGCTCAACGCCTCCTGGCGGCCGCTCGCGCAGCTCACCCCCGTGCAGTTCAACGCCTACCGCAGCGCCCTCGGCGAGGGTTCCGGCTTCCAGTCCGCGATGTACCGGCGGATGGAGTTCCTGCTCGGCGAGAAGTCCGCGTCCATGCTGGTGCCCCACCGCGGCGCCCCGCGCGTCCACGCCGAGCTGGAGAAGGCCCTGCACGAGCCGAGCCTCTACGACGAGGTGCTCCGGCTGCTCGCCCGCCGCGGCCTGCCCGTGCCGCAGTCCGTCCTCGACCGCGACCTGTCGCAGCGCTACGAGCCGTCGCCCGAGGTCGAGCGGGTGTGGGCGGAGGTCTACGCGAACGAGGACCAGGACGCCGAGCTCGTCCGCCTCGGCGAGGCGCTGACCGACGTCGGTGAGCTGGTGTGGCGCTGGCGCAACGACCACCTCGTCGCCACCCGGCGCGCCATGGGCGCCAAGGCCGGCACCGGTGGCTCCGCCGGCGTCGCCTGGCTGGAGAAGCGGGCGGCCAAGAACGTGTTCCCCGAGCTGTGGACGGCGCGCAGCCATGTCTGA